Within the Emticicia oligotrophica DSM 17448 genome, the region GGCATTGAACATGTTAGTTGAACCAGCTTTACTTTTAGAACCATTATCTGCTGTGGCAGAATCTTGTCCTTTTGTAAGGCCATAGCAACCATTATTCATGACAATGTAAACCATGTTTAGATTTCGACGAATGGCGTGAACGAATTGCCCCATACCAATGGAAGCAGAATCACCATCGCCCGAAACTCCGAAGTAAACTAAGTCACGGTTGGCCAAGTAAGCACCAGTAGCTACTGAAGGCATACGTCCGTGTACAGAGTTGAAACCGTGCGAATTTCCTAAGAAATAAGCAGGGGTTTTTGATGAACAACCAATTCCTGAAAGCTTAGCTATTCGGTGTGGTTCTACCGCCAACTCGAAGCAAGCTTGTACAATGGCTCCGCCGATTGAATCGTGTCCGCAACCAGCACAAAGGGTTGATAATGCTCCTTCGTAATCTTTTTTAGTGAAATTTATTTTATTCTTTGGCAAATCGGGATGCCTAAAGGTCGGACGAACGTATGTCATTGGTTCAGTTTGTTACAAGATTTTTACTAATTTCTTTCACAATTTTATCTGCCGTGATAGGCATTCCATCATAATTTAAGATACGAATCAATTTTTTAGGATTTACCTCTAATTCATTGATAAGCAACGAACGCATTTGGGCATCACGGTTTTGTTCGATAACAAAAATAACCTCATGGTCTTCGATGAATTGCTCTACGTCTTTATTGAATGGAAAAGCTTTCAACTGCATCGCATCAAGCACCACATCTTGTTCACGCAATAAGTCGATGGCTTCTTCTGAAGAATAAGTGGAAGTTCCGAAGAAAATCACACCCAACGGACTCATATTCTTTTCTTGATAAAAATGTGGTTTTGGCACAAGGTCTTTGGCTGTATCCCATTTTTTCTCCAAACGCTGCATATTTCTTACGTAAGCAGTACTATCTTCGGTATAAACTGCATATTCGTCACGAGAAGTACCACGAGTGAAGTACGAACCTTTGGTTGGGTGCGTTCCTGGGTAAGTTCTGTACGGAATACCGTCGCCATCAGTATCTAAATATCGTCCGAAACGACCAATTTCTTCCAAATCGGCGGCTGTATATACTTTACCACGGTCATATTTACGCTCAGGATTCCACACGAAAGGCTCGCTCATGTGGTCGTTCATTCCTAAATCCAAGTCAGTAAGAACGATAATTGGCGTTTGTAATCTTTCTGCTAAATCAAAAGCATCGGCCGTTAATTCAAAGCACTCTTTCGGGTTGCTTGGAAAAAGCAAAACGTGTTTCGTATCGCCATGTGAGGCATACGCTGAAATTGTAATATCCGATTGTTGTGTACGAGTTGGCATACCCGTTGATGGGCCAGTTCGTTGTACATCAATCAATACAGCTGGAATTTCAGCAAAATAGCCTAAACCTAAAAACTCATTCATTAACGAAACCCCAGGGCCAGAAGTTGCCGTAAAAGACCTCGCACCGTTCCAGTTTGCCCCGATAACCATACCGATGGCAGCCAGTTCATCTTCTGCCTGTACTATTGCGTAGTTTTTCTCACCAGTTTCTTTATCAGTACGGAATTTCTTGGCATATTTTTCAAACTTCTCAACTACTGAAGTCGATGGCGTGATTGGATACCAAGCTGCTACGGTTGCTCCGGCATAAACCGCACCGAGTCCGCACGCTCCATTTCCATCAAACATGATTCGATTTCCTACTAAATCACGTCTTTCTACTCTAATATCAAGTGGGTAACTGAAATTTTCTTTTACATAATTAACCCCCAATTGTAAGGCTTGAACGTTGGCAGGAA harbors:
- a CDS encoding 2-oxoacid:acceptor oxidoreductase subunit alpha → MSKVNDFVVRFANVNGTGSASANGMFAKAIFRMGIPVTPKNIFPSNIQGLPTWYEVRISEKGYLGRREGIDLMVSVNPQSMLKDVQSVSSGGYFMYDSTKPLHKEYIREDITYLGIPLMGICMEQYTDPRQRQLFKNIIYVGALSALLDIEFGVLEQLLAEQFKGKEKLIPANVQALQLGVNYVKENFSYPLDIRVERRDLVGNRIMFDGNGACGLGAVYAGATVAAWYPITPSTSVVEKFEKYAKKFRTDKETGEKNYAIVQAEDELAAIGMVIGANWNGARSFTATSGPGVSLMNEFLGLGYFAEIPAVLIDVQRTGPSTGMPTRTQQSDITISAYASHGDTKHVLLFPSNPKECFELTADAFDLAERLQTPIIVLTDLDLGMNDHMSEPFVWNPERKYDRGKVYTAADLEEIGRFGRYLDTDGDGIPYRTYPGTHPTKGSYFTRGTSRDEYAVYTEDSTAYVRNMQRLEKKWDTAKDLVPKPHFYQEKNMSPLGVIFFGTSTYSSEEAIDLLREQDVVLDAMQLKAFPFNKDVEQFIEDHEVIFVIEQNRDAQMRSLLINELEVNPKKLIRILNYDGMPITADKIVKEISKNLVTN